The Synechococcus sp. RS9909 genomic interval AAGTACGACCCGAGAGTTCTCAAGGCGCCCCATCCGGTGCCCGGTGCGCCCGACAACTGGAAGCGGTTCTTCACCTTCAACACCGACGCCAAGGTGATCGGCATCCAGTACATGGGCCTGTCCCTGTTCTTCCTGCTGGTGGGAGGACTGCTGGCCATGGTGATGCGCGGTGAACTGATCACACCGCCATCGGATCTGGTGGATCCCACCGTTTACAACGGTCTTTACACCATGCATGGAACAGTGATGCTGTTCCTGTTTCTGTTCCCGATTCTCAACGGCTTCAACAACCTGCTGATCCCCACCATGATCGGCGCCCCCGACATGGCCTTCCCGAAAGTGAACGCCGCCGCCTTCTGGCTGGTTCCGGTGTTCTCGGTGGTGCTGCTCTCCAGCTTTTTCGTGCCAGGAGGTCCGGCCTCAGCCGGTTGGTGGTCCTATCCACCGGTGAGCATCCAGAACCCGCTCGGCCACTTCCTCAACGGTGAATTTCTTTGGATTCTCGCCGTGGCCCTCTCGGGGATCTCTTCGATCTTGGGCGCGCTGAATTTCGTGACCACAATCATTCGCATGCGGGCCCCTGGCATGGGCTTTTTCCGGATGCCCGTGTTCGTCTGGACCGCCTGGGCAGCCCAGACCCTGCAGTTGGTGGGCCTGCCCGCCCTGACCGGTGGGGCGATCATGCTGCTCTTTGACCTGAGCTTCGGCACCAGCTTTTTCCGGCCCGAAGGTGGCGGCGATCCGGTGCTCTATCAACACTTTTTCTGGTTCTATTCGCACCCGGCGGTGTATGTGATGGTGCTGCCGGTGTTCGGCATCTTCTCCGAGCTGATCACCGTGTATTCGCGCAAGCCTCTGTTTGGCTACAAGTTTGTGGCGATCGCCTCCTTCATCATCACCTTCCTGGGCTTGATCGTGTGGGTGCACCACATGTTCTATTCAGGTACGCCCCAGTGGATGCGCAACATCTTCATCGTCACCACGATGCTGATCGCCGTGCCCACCGGCGTGAAGGTGTTCGCCTGGCTCGGCACGCTTTGGGGAGGAAAGATCCGACTCACCACGCCGATGCTGTTCGTGCTTGGTGGTGTGGTGAATTTCATTCTGGGTGGTGTTACTGGAATCATGCTCGGCACCGCACCGATCGACATCCATGTGGGCAACACCTATTTTGTGGTGGCTCACTTCCACTACATCATCTTCAACACGATCGGCTTCGGAATCTTTGCCGGCATCTACCACTGGTTCCCCAAGTTCACCGGCCGCATGTATTACGAAGGCCTCGGCAAAATTCATTTTGTGCTCACCTTCATCGGTGCCACCCTCAACTGGCTGCCGATGCACTGGGCTGGCCTTTACGGCATGCCCCGTCGCGTTGCCTCCTACGACCCTGAATTCGCCATCTGGAACGTGATTGCCAGCATCGGCGCCTTCATGCTCGGCGTCGCTTCGATCCCCTTCATCCTCAACATCGTCAGCTCCTGGGCCCGCGGCGCCAAGGCCTCCGCCAACCCCTGGAACGCGATCGGCCTCGAATGGCTGCTTCCCTCACCGCCACCGGCTGAGAACTTCGAGGATGACGTTCCCACCGTGATCAGCGAGCCCTATGGCTATGGCCTGGGCAAGCCCCTCGTAAAGGACGAGGAGTATTACATCCGCCGTTCCATGGAGGCGTGAAACCAATGACTTCAGCGAGCCAAGACCTCAACCTCAATCACGAGCCAGGCCACATCAAGCACGATGGCCACAACCTCACTGGCTTCATCATCTTTCTCTGCTCAGAGAGCATCATCTTTCTGGCTTTCTTCAGCGGCTTTGCCCTGCTAAAGCTCACCAGCCCCGAATGGCTTCCGGAAGGGGTGGAAGGCTTGGAGACCAAGCTGCCCCTGATCAACACGATTGTGCTGGTGAGCTCCAGCTTTGTGGCCTACTTCGCAGAGCGTTATCTCCACAAGGAAAACCTCTGGGGATTTCGGGCTCTCTGGCTGCTCACCATGGCGATGGGCACCTATTTCGTGTATGGGCAATACGTGGAATGGTCGGAGCTTCCCTTCAGTCTCTCCAATGGTGTGTTCGGGGGCACGTTCTATCTGCTCACCGGATTTCATGGCCTGCATGTGATCACGGGCATCCTCTTGATGGCCCTGATGCTGTTCCGTTCCTTCCGTCCCAACAATTACGCCAAGGGCGACATGGGGGTCACCTCCGTGAGCCTGTTCTGGCACTTTGTGGATGTGATCTGGATCATTCTCTACATCCTGATCTACGTGTGGCAGCGCCACACCTGAGTCGTTCCCTACCTGAATCGAGCCATGATCATCGATGATTGCCACTACGACGTCATCATCA includes:
- a CDS encoding heme-copper oxidase subunit III; this encodes MTSASQDLNLNHEPGHIKHDGHNLTGFIIFLCSESIIFLAFFSGFALLKLTSPEWLPEGVEGLETKLPLINTIVLVSSSFVAYFAERYLHKENLWGFRALWLLTMAMGTYFVYGQYVEWSELPFSLSNGVFGGTFYLLTGFHGLHVITGILLMALMLFRSFRPNNYAKGDMGVTSVSLFWHFVDVIWIILYILIYVWQRHT
- a CDS encoding cbb3-type cytochrome c oxidase subunit I; the protein is MTTTKYDPRVLKAPHPVPGAPDNWKRFFTFNTDAKVIGIQYMGLSLFFLLVGGLLAMVMRGELITPPSDLVDPTVYNGLYTMHGTVMLFLFLFPILNGFNNLLIPTMIGAPDMAFPKVNAAAFWLVPVFSVVLLSSFFVPGGPASAGWWSYPPVSIQNPLGHFLNGEFLWILAVALSGISSILGALNFVTTIIRMRAPGMGFFRMPVFVWTAWAAQTLQLVGLPALTGGAIMLLFDLSFGTSFFRPEGGGDPVLYQHFFWFYSHPAVYVMVLPVFGIFSELITVYSRKPLFGYKFVAIASFIITFLGLIVWVHHMFYSGTPQWMRNIFIVTTMLIAVPTGVKVFAWLGTLWGGKIRLTTPMLFVLGGVVNFILGGVTGIMLGTAPIDIHVGNTYFVVAHFHYIIFNTIGFGIFAGIYHWFPKFTGRMYYEGLGKIHFVLTFIGATLNWLPMHWAGLYGMPRRVASYDPEFAIWNVIASIGAFMLGVASIPFILNIVSSWARGAKASANPWNAIGLEWLLPSPPPAENFEDDVPTVISEPYGYGLGKPLVKDEEYYIRRSMEA